Proteins encoded in a region of the Paenibacillus sp. W2I17 genome:
- a CDS encoding glycoside hydrolase family 2 protein: MSTIQSHVFQNWTFKACEDQEWMPAQVPGCVHTDLLKLGKIPDPFYGTNEKEVQWIDKIDWEYQTEFDVAEALFSQEHLELVFDGLDTYADVHVNEVHVLSADNMFRVWKADVKSVLKGNGNILRIRFRSPIQEDLPKLEKLGYALPASNDQSAVGGLGDKRVSIFARKAPYHYGWDWGPRFVTSGIWREARLEGWTQVRINDVYIQQNEVSATSASLTAVVEVETSQAVDTIIRIGADGQRWERSVSLQPGTQTVEIPISIDEPKLWWSRGLGDPHMYTFLTEVLQGERAVAESTVKTGLRSIRLVRDKDEAGASFYFELNGVAVFAKGANHIPNDSFITEITHERYRHEIVSAAESNMNMLRVWGGGIYEQDVFYELCDEYGILVWQDFMFACSMYPGDEAFLNSVRHEAIDNVKRLRNHPSIALWCGNNEIDSAWAHYVENGGWGWKKEFTAEQRESIWADYEAIFHDLLPEVVEAYAPGVDYWPSSPLVSLTGDETQHAHPSTAEGDIHYWGVWHNVEPFENYNVHVGRFMSEYGFQSFPEYKSVRTYAEEEDLALESEVMLAHQKNGAGNRLIKQYMDMYMHESKDFPSFLYMSQVLQAEAMKTAIEAHRRRKPFCMGTLYWQMNDCWPVASWAGMDYLGRWKALQYYAKRSFSDVLVSVDGTKEDTTDIYIISDQLQPVKGQLQIRLLGFDGTVHRDETHDVTLAPNTGDRVLSLRNAEWVEGHDTANKLLRLDLKQEGAANIVQEHYFVPSKDLALQPANINVSGGADENGVHLVLESDVLAKQVWLSSDVEGVFSDNFFDLIPGIPVKVQFTSREGLQSNDVISNPGPIEVRSMIDFIRLT, encoded by the coding sequence ATGAGCACAATACAATCACATGTTTTTCAGAATTGGACGTTCAAGGCTTGCGAAGATCAAGAGTGGATGCCGGCTCAGGTGCCCGGCTGTGTGCATACAGATTTACTGAAGCTGGGTAAGATTCCAGATCCTTTTTATGGAACAAACGAGAAGGAAGTACAATGGATTGATAAGATAGATTGGGAATATCAGACGGAATTTGACGTTGCTGAAGCGTTGTTCTCCCAGGAACATCTGGAACTGGTGTTTGATGGTCTGGATACATATGCGGATGTGCATGTGAATGAGGTGCATGTGTTATCAGCAGATAATATGTTCCGAGTATGGAAGGCAGATGTAAAGTCTGTATTGAAGGGGAACGGCAACATTCTCCGAATACGTTTTCGGTCTCCCATTCAGGAAGACCTGCCTAAGCTGGAGAAGCTCGGATATGCATTACCTGCATCGAATGATCAGTCCGCTGTTGGTGGACTTGGCGACAAGAGAGTAAGTATTTTTGCACGTAAAGCCCCGTATCACTATGGTTGGGACTGGGGTCCGCGTTTTGTAACCAGTGGGATCTGGCGTGAAGCACGTCTTGAAGGTTGGACACAGGTACGAATCAATGATGTGTATATCCAGCAAAATGAAGTAAGCGCTACCTCAGCTTCATTAACTGCTGTTGTGGAAGTCGAGACATCACAAGCCGTAGATACGATTATTCGTATCGGCGCAGATGGACAGAGATGGGAAAGATCCGTATCGCTACAACCTGGAACTCAGACTGTGGAGATTCCAATCTCCATTGATGAACCGAAACTGTGGTGGAGCCGTGGGCTTGGTGATCCGCATATGTACACTTTCCTTACCGAAGTGCTTCAAGGTGAGCGAGCTGTGGCTGAATCTACAGTGAAGACTGGGCTTCGTTCCATTCGCTTGGTACGTGACAAAGATGAAGCAGGAGCATCCTTTTACTTTGAACTAAATGGTGTTGCGGTCTTTGCCAAAGGGGCCAATCACATTCCGAATGATAGCTTCATCACTGAAATTACTCATGAACGTTATCGTCATGAGATCGTATCCGCAGCCGAGTCCAATATGAATATGCTGCGCGTGTGGGGTGGCGGAATCTATGAGCAGGATGTGTTCTACGAACTGTGTGATGAATACGGAATCCTGGTATGGCAAGACTTCATGTTTGCATGCAGCATGTATCCAGGAGATGAAGCGTTCCTGAACAGTGTAAGACATGAAGCCATTGATAATGTGAAACGTCTGCGCAACCATCCAAGTATTGCACTCTGGTGTGGGAACAACGAGATTGATTCGGCTTGGGCTCACTATGTTGAGAATGGTGGCTGGGGTTGGAAAAAGGAATTTACTGCCGAGCAGCGTGAAAGCATCTGGGCCGATTACGAAGCCATCTTCCATGATCTGCTGCCAGAAGTGGTTGAAGCGTATGCTCCAGGTGTTGATTACTGGCCTTCCTCACCACTGGTATCCCTGACAGGGGATGAGACGCAGCATGCGCACCCATCCACAGCTGAGGGGGATATCCACTACTGGGGCGTGTGGCACAATGTAGAACCATTCGAGAACTACAACGTGCATGTGGGTCGTTTCATGAGTGAATACGGATTCCAGTCTTTCCCGGAGTACAAGTCAGTACGCACTTACGCGGAAGAAGAGGATCTGGCTCTGGAGTCGGAAGTCATGCTGGCTCATCAAAAGAATGGCGCAGGCAATCGTCTGATCAAACAGTACATGGATATGTACATGCATGAATCGAAGGACTTCCCATCGTTCCTGTATATGAGCCAGGTGCTTCAAGCGGAAGCGATGAAGACAGCCATTGAAGCGCACCGTCGCCGCAAACCATTCTGCATGGGCACACTTTACTGGCAAATGAATGACTGCTGGCCGGTGGCTTCTTGGGCAGGTATGGACTACCTTGGTCGTTGGAAAGCATTGCAATATTATGCGAAACGCAGCTTCAGCGATGTGTTGGTATCGGTAGATGGAACAAAAGAAGATACAACAGATATATATATCATCTCGGATCAATTACAACCTGTAAAAGGGCAGTTACAGATTCGTTTGCTCGGGTTCGATGGAACGGTGCATCGTGATGAAACACATGATGTGACCTTGGCACCTAATACAGGTGATCGAGTGCTGTCATTACGTAACGCGGAATGGGTTGAAGGTCATGATACAGCTAACAAGCTGCTGCGCCTGGATCTGAAACAGGAAGGTGCGGCGAATATCGTACAGGAACACTATTTTGTACCGTCCAAAGACCTTGCTCTGCAGCCTGCAAACATCAATGTAAGCGGAGGAGCGGACGAGAACGGCGTTCATCTGGTACTGGAAAGTGATGTGCTTGCTAAACAGGTATGGCTATCTTCGGATGTGGAGGGTGTCTTCTCAGATAACTTCTTCGACTTGATTCCTGGCATTCCGGTGAAGGTGCAGTTCACTTCCAGAGAGGGATTGCAGTCTAATGATGTGATATCAAATCCGGGACCGATCGAGGTTCGATCCATGATTGATTTTATTCGTTTGACCTAG
- a CDS encoding LacI family DNA-binding transcriptional regulator, with protein sequence MAKRVTMQQIADAAGVSKFAVSRALTGKPGVSEHTREMIVRTAGQLGYFRTEPKRYPGETQISTEMKPEAERQGTILILFPNIRSQNRASLYWGPVFDGISERLNEKGMDILTLTEPSSDRMFSVLNPEAISGVITVGTISTSVLLEIYRLRIPLVMVDHEDPAIYADSVFTDNMKCMKELVLMLVGKGYRRFQFAGQLPDAASFRERWLGYRTVLEEKQLEGEQQEGLLGPEYDQIRRSVAEMELEDIPEVIVCANDHTAVIVIQALQSRGIQVPERCAVTGFDNTQTEEPILASVHINKENLGTRAVDQLLWRIKHLDEPYERKLIYSELIIRDEYNASIL encoded by the coding sequence ATGGCCAAAAGAGTAACGATGCAGCAAATTGCGGATGCTGCGGGGGTGTCCAAATTCGCAGTTTCCCGTGCGCTGACGGGCAAGCCTGGTGTGAGTGAGCATACACGCGAGATGATTGTCAGAACGGCGGGGCAGCTTGGGTATTTCAGAACTGAGCCTAAGCGTTATCCGGGGGAGACACAGATATCAACGGAGATGAAGCCAGAAGCGGAGCGACAAGGCACCATATTGATTTTGTTTCCCAACATTCGTTCTCAGAATCGAGCTTCCTTATACTGGGGGCCTGTATTTGATGGCATTTCTGAGAGGTTGAATGAGAAGGGGATGGATATTTTAACGCTGACAGAACCCTCTTCAGATCGGATGTTCTCGGTCCTTAATCCCGAAGCAATCAGCGGAGTCATTACCGTGGGCACCATCTCGACATCGGTATTGCTTGAGATTTACAGACTGCGTATTCCGCTTGTCATGGTGGATCATGAAGACCCTGCCATATACGCAGACTCGGTTTTTACGGACAATATGAAATGTATGAAAGAACTGGTTCTCATGCTCGTTGGAAAAGGGTATAGAAGATTCCAGTTTGCCGGGCAACTGCCCGATGCGGCAAGTTTCAGAGAACGCTGGCTTGGATATCGTACGGTCCTGGAAGAGAAGCAGTTGGAGGGGGAACAGCAAGAAGGCTTGCTGGGACCAGAGTATGATCAGATCCGGAGATCCGTTGCGGAAATGGAGCTGGAGGATATCCCTGAAGTTATCGTGTGTGCAAATGACCATACAGCTGTCATTGTCATTCAGGCACTCCAAAGTCGAGGCATTCAGGTGCCTGAACGCTGTGCCGTAACCGGATTTGACAATACGCAGACGGAAGAACCCATTCTTGCTTCGGTACATATTAACAAAGAAAATCTGGGAACGAGAGCAGTAGATCAGCTATTGTGGCGGATCAAACACCTGGATGAACCATATGAACGCAAGCTGATCTATTCAGAATTAATTATTCGTGATGAATATAACGCCAGTATACTGTAA